A single Drosophila ananassae strain 14024-0371.13 chromosome 3L, ASM1763931v2, whole genome shotgun sequence DNA region contains:
- the LOC6502545 gene encoding uncharacterized protein LOC6502545, with protein MNGIRSSHRIMWRIGSAPLFASFLLVTSLTLTAASPLWGLDQIGAYLSGIFRSVVGPLFGFGSATNTTSS; from the exons ATGAATGGAATTCGCAGTTCACACCGTATAATGTGGAGGATAGGTAGTGCTCCTCTGTTCGCCAGCTTTCTGCTGGTCACCAGCCTGACTCTCACTGCTGCCAGTCCATTGTGGGGCTTGGACCAAATTGGAG CCTATCTCAGTGGAATTTTTCGGTCGGTTGTGGGTCCGCTCTTTGGCTTTGGTTCCGCCACAAATACCACATCCTCCTAA
- the LOC6495265 gene encoding protein FAM166B, which translates to MSYASRFGFHFHLPDEGWCYPKDDMHFIRSAEWVPVESAGVGRSFANPNGVIYPRVVGMLPRYGGHVPGNIFRVGNTYGRSTIDAKRHLTLNHD; encoded by the exons ATGTCTTACGCCAGTC gaTTTGgctttcatttccatttgccGGACGAGGGATGGTGCTATCCCAAGGATGATATGCATTTCATTCGCAGTGCCGAGTGGGTGCCCGTGGAGAGTGCCGGAGTGGGTCGCTCCTTTGCCAATCCCAATGGCGTAATTTATCCGCGCGTGGTGGGCATGCTACCGCGCTACGGAGGCCATGTTCCGGGCAATATTTTTCGCGTGGGCAACACCTACGGCCGGTCCACCATTGACGCTAAGCGTCACTTGACCCTCAACCATGATTGA